CCATGAGCTGATCGGCCATGCGGACGATGCTTTGTTCATCATCATGATCGAAACCGGCGATGAAGCCTGCCATCACCGCTATACCGCGCTGACGGATGGCTTTCACGGCGGCGCTGTAGTGCGCGATTTTATTTTGCCGCTTGTTGGCGTCGGCGAGGGAGTCTGTCCCGAACGATTCGATGCCAAGGAAAACACCGATGCAGCCGGAAGCCTTCATCAGGTCCAGCAGTTCCGGGTCCTTAGCGATGTCCATACTGGCCTGCGTGAGCCACCATTTTTTCAATGGGATCATTTCCTGCAATAGTTCCCGGATATAGGGGCGCCGGATGGTGAGGTTGTCGTCCCAGAACCAGACTATTTTCCGTTGCCACCAGTAATCGAATTGATCGTATCCGGCATCGCGCAGCACATCTTTGACAGGCCTCAGCCGGAAGCCAGGGTTGAGCGAGGGAACGGTACAGAAAGAGCAGGAGAAGGGGCAGCCCCTGGTGGCCTGGATGACTTTACGGATGAAGAACTTGTTGGGCAGCAGGTCGTACCTGGGCGTGGGGAGGTCCTGCATGTCGCAGGGACTGCCGGCGTATAGCCGTTTCAGTTGGCCTGCCGCTGCATCATTGATCAGCTGCGGCCATACGTTCTCCGCTTCGCCCGTGACGATGGCATCGAAATATTCCAGCGCTTCTGTTTGACAGTACGTCACATGCGGGCCGCCGGCCACCACTGTTTTCCCCTTTTTCCTGAACTCCACGGCCAGCGTATACGCCGCCATGGCAAAACCGCTGAAGAAGGAGATGGCGATCAAATCGGCGTCCGTGTCGGTATTGATCTTGTCCACCTGCTGGTGATATACATTCACTGTATGCGCCGCCGGGGTAATGGCCGCCAGGTGTATACCGGTGACCGGTGGTACAAAATCGTACTCATGGCCGAATTCGTATCGCTGTACATACGCGATGATAATATCTATTTTCATAGCATGTTGTTTAGAATGGCCATACGAAAATACGAATATACTTTGAAATACAAAGTACTTTTTATTGTAGTGGATTTATTTTCTGATGCTGCGGCGGAAGGGGAGGTAGCAGCTACGTACATCTACTGAGTTATCAAAATCGCTGTTTCTACGCTTACCGGCATGCCGGCAGGCGACTACTTTTGTACTGTCATTAACCGGTTAACCTCAAATGATTTTATTTAATCACACTAATTAAATTAACCCCCTTTTATGGACAGGCTTCTACCGGGACAATCGCTCCCAGTTGGCGGAACATTGACCGCCCCCAACGGAAAAACTACTTTAATACTTCAAGGCGACGGCAACCTGGTGCTGTACCGCACCGGCAACAAACCCCGCTGGGCTTCCAATACCGACGGCCGTCAGGTGGACATACTGGAAATGCAGCAGGATGGCAACCTCGTGATGTACGGTCCCGGCCACAGCTATGTATGGGACACGGGCACAGACCGCCACTACGGCGCCTGGCTCATATTACAGGACGACGGCAACCTGGTGATATATGATACCAACGGTAAAGCGTTATGGTCATCCGACACCTGGATAAGAGAACACAGCGTGCCCGGATTTACACCCAGCGTCAACGCTTTTCACTTCAGCAACAGCCGGTTTCCCGACTGCCCGCTGTTTAACCTGATACCGCCCATTCCCTTCGGCAATATCAAGATACCCATTGGCAACGCTTCAAACGGCGTATGCGGTGGCATGGTGTTCGTAGTACGTGACCTCTTTGAAAGTAAAATGCTGCCGCCGGCCACCACCACGTCTCCTTGTGGCGGCACCATGTACAACTACCTGGTGGACCGCTTTATCACCAGCTTCAACCTGCC
This window of the Chitinophaga varians genome carries:
- a CDS encoding B12-binding domain-containing radical SAM protein, which translates into the protein MKIDIIIAYVQRYEFGHEYDFVPPVTGIHLAAITPAAHTVNVYHQQVDKINTDTDADLIAISFFSGFAMAAYTLAVEFRKKGKTVVAGGPHVTYCQTEALEYFDAIVTGEAENVWPQLINDAAAGQLKRLYAGSPCDMQDLPTPRYDLLPNKFFIRKVIQATRGCPFSCSFCTVPSLNPGFRLRPVKDVLRDAGYDQFDYWWQRKIVWFWDDNLTIRRPYIRELLQEMIPLKKWWLTQASMDIAKDPELLDLMKASGCIGVFLGIESFGTDSLADANKRQNKIAHYSAAVKAIRQRGIAVMAGFIAGFDHDDEQSIVRMADQLMEIGIDVPFLSIMTPFRGTPIYHTLKKEDRILEDRNWNFYNGYNVAFTPKKIDAEQLLRAHRTLWKKSFSPWYAGRRILRGIFTLRWGALLLSVFMNSFYSCKRMRKNYPIDMTKRKNGVNAVAPVLRQEKESCGLAVPA